The Athalia rosae chromosome 4, iyAthRosa1.1, whole genome shotgun sequence DNA segment CAAGTGATCCTTGATATTGTGTTCCGTTGTTGTAGCtataaatcaatcaattattctaTACGCTCTGTTCGGTAGTTTAGaaggtggattttttttatgtatattctaTCATCGGTCTACCGTATGTGGACTTCACTGGCGATTCGATCCTCTATCCAGTAAGTTTCGTAATTATTAAAATCCTGAGTTACATAAGTTCCACGGCCTGGGCAATGAATTGGACTTATACGAATTTAAATGACCAATTCTTTACTAATCAAGTCCTTTTTCAAATGCTAAAACGAAATACCTTGCCTTGAAATGACACGCTTGTCCTTGGTTATCATGTAGCCACCAGTATAGGTGTCACcatttgaaaaagtaaattttccTTCATCTTTCTTTATGTTCGGATCTCTGTCTAGAGAATCGTCAGTAATTGACGAGCCAGATAATATAGACATGGCGATATCCAGTTAACTGAAATATTGCTGACTAAACTATAATTACTTCATAGCAACGTGTCATTTATTCAAGTTTGAAAATCACGCCGCCCAAAAAGTGACCGTATGTGAATGGCGACATTCAAACGATTCTCAATCGTGATTGAACGAAAAGGAAGAGCTTGCAAGCTCGCTGccaaccaaatgtccgaattTCCTCTAACTACGATACGTCACATTACGTCACGTGACCTTGCAGACGACCTCTGATAGCATTGCCATTTCCCGATCCGTCACTGACCTCGATTGACGTTGAGAGTGGTCCATAAGatctttaattgaaaaaaattaacagctCGACGGACCACGAGTTTCAAACAAATATACGTGTCCTGAATATCACCGGATCGAGCTATACAAAGTTATAACATCGTAAAGATGTTACGGACCACGACCACACTGAGATCCGATCTGGTACGCGTAACGTTCAGAAGTATTATACGAACTAATGTCGTACGATGTTTGGCAGTCGAATGTGTTCACAGAAAACATCTGCAAAGGTATATTACTGCAGAGCCATGTCTCTCTATAAATCAGTCACCATTCCATTTCTTGACCGAATCAATCATTGTAGGCTACAAATATGTTAATAACGATTACGAATTCGAGGTTACATCATGTATCCTACCTCCTTTTACAAAAACCTAATTTCATCGTTCTTCAAGTTTGAATCAGTCTTGAAACCGCTTCACTTGTACGTAATCTTGGTTTACAGAGTTCTCATACTACTTTTGAATGAACAGAATGTCATGCAAGTCAATACTCTGCACGGATCTAGTAACATCTgtgtagttgaaaaaaatatctttggtCTTATAAAATAGCAAATActggatttatttattcttatttgaTGTTACCTCATGTCTTGTAGTACGGTAATAACAGGAGCTTAGATTCAATAACAGAATAATACTTTGCTGTTGTTCTTTTTGTCAGGAAACCTGATCTAGCAGTTTGATGTCCTGTGTAATTGATACTATtgatattgaaaatgaaaatctataCCATATATCCATTGAAAATGTCCTAATATCATTTTGTtagttataaatatatcctTTTTGATATTAATTACCACAGCTATTCATCGCATACTATAACTGTTGTCAGGCCGCAGACACGCAAGGTACCACATGTGGTAACAGCATGGACACAACAGGTGCGATTGTACGCAGATTACCCGGATCACATTGCCGTTACTCTTCCTGCTCTCTCCCCTACCATGGAGACTGGGTCAATAGTTAGTTGGCATAAAAAAGAAGGTAAATCCAAAAAGTTGTTGATTTAATTATCTCGATATAAAATCTAAAAGCTAAATCCTCTCAGCAAGTATGGAAATCTAAAAATTAAGGAGCATCAAGTGGGACTCTTACTTCTCAGCATTCTTCATGGCGCGTCTCTTGGTATTTCTTACAGGTGATAAGCTCAATGAGGGAGATCTCTTGGCTGAGATAGAGACTGACAAAGCAACGATGGGCTTTGAAACTCCTGAAGAAGGATACCTAGCAAAAATTGTAGTGCCAGCTGGATCTAAAAATGTTCCAATTGGACAGCTTGTTTGTGTTATTGTCAGCGACGAAGGTAGTGTTGCCGCGTTCAAAAACTTCAAGGATGACGGAGGTGCAGGTGCACCAGCAGCCACAGCAGCTTCTCCTGTGGCGCCAGCTGCTGCCATTCCAGCTTCAGCTACTCCACCATCAGTTGCTCCATCTCCAGCACCTGTATCTGCTGCTTCTTCCATTCCTGCTGCTGCATCTGGTGATCGGATATATGCAAGTCCGCTGGCCAGGCGACTTGCCTCTGAAAAGGGCCTTAATTTACAAGCAAGTGGAAAATTAATACAAACAGTGTAACTAAACCCGTGCTACATTTTATACCCTGTCttatgaaaaacttttatgAACAGGGCCTCAAAGGTACTGGACTGTATGCTTCGGTGACATCAAAAGATCTTGCAGGTGCATCTGCTACATCTACTGCCTCCTCTCCTTCAACTGTTAGTTCGGCATCTATGGATTCTTCAGCTAGTGGTACATACACAGATATCCCAGTATCAAACATCCGTGGAGTTATTGCAAAGCGACTTCTCGAAAGTAAGCAGAATATTCCGCATTACTATCTTACTGTTGATGTCAAGATGGATGCAGCATTACAAATGAGAGAACAATTCAACAAAATgttagaaaaggaaaaggtaaAATTGAGCGTCAATGACATAATTATCAAAGCTATCGCAATGGCGTCTAAAAAAGTTCCTGATGGCAACACAGCTTGGCTTGGGGATGTTATCAGACAGTGAGTTCGAATTCATCAGCTTTGAAATACTTGTGCCGTTCTCTATGATGTATACGTCATTTTGTCTCTTTGCTCAGATACCACAACGTTGACGTGAGCGTTGCCGTGAGTACAGATAATGGTCTTATAACACCAATTGTGTTCGCGGCTGATACAAAGGGTATAGTACAAATCAGTAAAGAGGTAAAGGCTTTGGCAGCAAAGGCTAGGGATGGAAAGTTACAGCCACACGAGTTTCAAGGTGGTACAATTACTGTATCAAATCTGGGAATGTTTGGTATTAAAACATTCTCAGCCATCATAAATCCACCTCAGTCTATCATCCTAGCCGTTGGCACAACCGAATCCCGATTGATTCCAGCCCAGAACGAAAAGGGGTAAGCGTCATAGTCATCTCACAATATGCAAATACGATCAACAAATTTTACGCGTacaatttaataatttataaacaaaCATTGATAAGCGATACGTAATATTTCTCTCTTGCAGATTCGAGTCAGTCAACTTCATGAGCGTTACAGCTAGCTGTGATCATCGTACCGTCGATGGGGCGGTTGGTGCGCAATGGCTTGTAGCGTTCAAGAATTTATTGGAAAATCCTACGACAATGCTCCTATAATGAATTA contains these protein-coding regions:
- the LOC105687591 gene encoding dihydrolipoyllysine-residue acetyltransferase component of pyruvate dehydrogenase complex, mitochondrial isoform X2; translated protein: MLRTTTTLRSDLVRVTFRSIIRTNVVRCLAVECVHRKHLQRPQTRKVPHVVTAWTQQVRLYADYPDHIAVTLPALSPTMETGSIVSWHKKEGDKLNEGDLLAEIETDKATMGFETPEEGYLAKIVVPAGSKNVPIGQLVCVIVSDEGSVAAFKNFKDDGGAGAPAATAASPVAPAAAIPASATPPSVAPSPAPVSAASSIPAAASGDRIYASPLARRLASEKGLNLQGLKGTGLYASVTSKDLAGASATSTASSPSTVSSASMDSSASGTYTDIPVSNIRGVIAKRLLESKQNIPHYYLTVDVKMDAALQMREQFNKMLEKEKVKLSVNDIIIKAIAMASKKVPDGNTAWLGDVIRQYHNVDVSVAVSTDNGLITPIVFAADTKGIVQISKEVKALAAKARDGKLQPHEFQGGTITVSNLGMFGIKTFSAIINPPQSIILAVGTTESRLIPAQNEKGFESVNFMSVTASCDHRTVDGAVGAQWLVAFKNLLENPTTMLL
- the LOC105687591 gene encoding dihydrolipoyllysine-residue acetyltransferase component of pyruvate dehydrogenase complex, mitochondrial isoform X1; this encodes MLRTTTTLRSDLVRVTFRSIIRTNVVRCLAVECVHRKHLQSYSSHTITVVRPQTRKVPHVVTAWTQQVRLYADYPDHIAVTLPALSPTMETGSIVSWHKKEGDKLNEGDLLAEIETDKATMGFETPEEGYLAKIVVPAGSKNVPIGQLVCVIVSDEGSVAAFKNFKDDGGAGAPAATAASPVAPAAAIPASATPPSVAPSPAPVSAASSIPAAASGDRIYASPLARRLASEKGLNLQGLKGTGLYASVTSKDLAGASATSTASSPSTVSSASMDSSASGTYTDIPVSNIRGVIAKRLLESKQNIPHYYLTVDVKMDAALQMREQFNKMLEKEKVKLSVNDIIIKAIAMASKKVPDGNTAWLGDVIRQYHNVDVSVAVSTDNGLITPIVFAADTKGIVQISKEVKALAAKARDGKLQPHEFQGGTITVSNLGMFGIKTFSAIINPPQSIILAVGTTESRLIPAQNEKGFESVNFMSVTASCDHRTVDGAVGAQWLVAFKNLLENPTTMLL